In one window of Solea senegalensis isolate Sse05_10M unplaced genomic scaffold, IFAPA_SoseM_1 scf7180000014572, whole genome shotgun sequence DNA:
- the LOC122761325 gene encoding PEX5-related protein-like isoform X2, protein MYQVQLGGEQQESRPLLSPSIDDFLSESRSDAPSSSSARTPTSNTAGVSSLDLVDLSEPSHSNGWSHKEQRRSPLRRKGSSMSPRRRVTLEDTELIRVEAEHLDSVSLSPPLDHWDEVDGGRRRTPEKRCSSHHSSSELLWSADFKTNALSKTFDLHDDLVFKTSPQESAAFKHRRRTRSLLTRNESLEDEFVRAKAAVESDTEFWDKMQAEWEELARRNWLEESEDQQPIQPTVSPVEKVYHFNADNPYREWPNAFAEGQAKSREGDLNAAVLLLEAAILQDPQDHEAWQLLGKTLAENENEQAAITSLQRCVELHPNSLEALMALAVSFTNIGLQQEACDSLRRWISHNPRYKHLVLVHRSPLQGSPATPRRDPHTLTPPRAELQDALLLFQEASQENVDSVDPDLQTGLGVLFNLSSDFNKAVAAFTAALSVRPQDYLLWNRLGATLANGNRSEEAVEAYTRALELQPGFIRSRYNLGISCMNLGAHREAVSNFLTALNQQRRSQRCSHQQMSANIWAALRIAVSMMDQPELFQAANSGDLDLLMRAFDAGNVGR, encoded by the exons ATGTACCAGGTCCAG TTGGGTGGTGAACAGCAGGAGAGTCGCCCCCTGCTGAGTCCTTCCATCGACGACTTCCTGTCAGAGAGTCGGAGCgacgccccctcctcctcctctgcccgCACCCCCACCTCCAACACAGCAG GCGTGTCCTCTCTGGACCTGGTCGACCTCAGTGAGCCAAGTCATAGCAATGGGTGGAGTCACAAGGAGCAGAGGCGGAGCCCTCTGAGGAGGAAAGGCAGCTCGATGAGTCCTCGACGCCGGGTGACACttgaggacacagagctgatcAGGGTGGAGGCGGAGCATCTGGACTCAG tCAGTCTGTCGCCTCCTCTGGACCACTGGGACGAGGTGGACGGAGGTCGTAGGAGGACACCTGAGAAGAGATGCTCCTCCCACCACTCATCTAGTGAACTGCTGTG GTCTGCAGACTTTAAAACAAACGCTCTAAGCAAGACCTTTGACCTCCACGATGACCTGGTCTTTAAGACGTCACCACAG GAGTCTGCGGCTTTCAAACATCGCAGACGGACTCGTTCACTTCTGACCAGAAACGAATCTCTCGAGGACGAGTTTGTGAGAGCAAAGGCTGCTGTGgag tcaGACACTGAGTTCTGGGATAAGATGCAGGCAGAGTGGGAGGAGCTTGCTCGAAGGAATTGGCTGGAGGAGTCTGAGGATCAGCAGCCGATCCAGCCCACAGTCTCACCTGTGGAGAAG GTGTACCACTTTAACGCAGATAACCCGTACAGGGAGTGGCCTAACGCTTTTGCAGAGGGTCAGGCGAAATCACGAGAAGGAGACCTGAacgctgctgtgctgctgctggaggcggCCATTTTACAGGACCCTCAGGACCATGAG GCCTGGCAGCTTCTGGGAAAAACTCTGGCTGAGAACGAGAACGAGCAGGCGGCCATCACGTCTCTGCAGAG GTGTGTGGAGCTCCACCCTAACAGCCTTGAGGCTCTCATGGCGCTCGCCGTCAGCTTCACTAACATCGGTCTCCAGCAGGAGGCGTGTGACTCCCTGCGGCGCTGGATCAGTCACAACCCACGGTACAAACACCTGGTCCTGGTCCACAGGAGTCCACTACAGGGTTCCCCAGCCACACCACGCAGGGACCCCCACACGCTCACACCACCGAG ggcGGAGCTCCAGGATGCGCTCCTCCTCTTTCAGGAAGCATCTCAGGAGAACGTAGACTCTGTGGATCCAGACCTTCAGACTGGACTCGGTGTCCTCTTCAACCTCAGCTCTGACTTCAACAAAGCAGTGGCAGCGTTTACTGCAGCACTGAGTGTCAGACCCCAG GACTACCTGCTGTGGAACCGTCTCGGGGCAACACTGGCAAACGGGAACCGCAGCGAGGAGGCGGTGGAGGCGTACACGCGAGCTCTGGAGCTCCAGCCCGGATTCATCCGGTCCAGGTATAACCTGGGAATCAGCTGCATGAACCTGGGGGCGCACAG GGAGGCGGTCAGTAACTTCCTGACAGCTCTGAACCAGCAGAGGCGGAGTCAGCGCTGCAGCCACCAGCAGATGTCGGCCAACATCTGGGCTGCTCTGCGCATCGCCGTCTCCATGATGGACCAACCCGAGCTGTTCCAGGCCGCCAACAGTGGGGACCTGGACCTGCTGATGCGGGCCTTCGATGCGGGCAACGTGGGACGGTGA
- the LOC122761325 gene encoding PEX5-related protein-like isoform X1, whose product MYQVQGKGERVVAMVLKELPGKKTSSEGNALLTVTTKLGGEQQESRPLLSPSIDDFLSESRSDAPSSSSARTPTSNTAGVSSLDLVDLSEPSHSNGWSHKEQRRSPLRRKGSSMSPRRRVTLEDTELIRVEAEHLDSVSLSPPLDHWDEVDGGRRRTPEKRCSSHHSSSELLWSADFKTNALSKTFDLHDDLVFKTSPQESAAFKHRRRTRSLLTRNESLEDEFVRAKAAVESDTEFWDKMQAEWEELARRNWLEESEDQQPIQPTVSPVEKVYHFNADNPYREWPNAFAEGQAKSREGDLNAAVLLLEAAILQDPQDHEAWQLLGKTLAENENEQAAITSLQRCVELHPNSLEALMALAVSFTNIGLQQEACDSLRRWISHNPRYKHLVLVHRSPLQGSPATPRRDPHTLTPPRAELQDALLLFQEASQENVDSVDPDLQTGLGVLFNLSSDFNKAVAAFTAALSVRPQDYLLWNRLGATLANGNRSEEAVEAYTRALELQPGFIRSRYNLGISCMNLGAHREAVSNFLTALNQQRRSQRCSHQQMSANIWAALRIAVSMMDQPELFQAANSGDLDLLMRAFDAGNVGR is encoded by the exons ATGTACCAGGTCCAG GGCAAAGGTGAGAGGGTCGTTGCCATGGTGCTGAAGGAGCTTCCTGGTAAAAAGACATCCAGTGAAGGAAACGCCCTCCTCACCGTGACAACCAAG TTGGGTGGTGAACAGCAGGAGAGTCGCCCCCTGCTGAGTCCTTCCATCGACGACTTCCTGTCAGAGAGTCGGAGCgacgccccctcctcctcctctgcccgCACCCCCACCTCCAACACAGCAG GCGTGTCCTCTCTGGACCTGGTCGACCTCAGTGAGCCAAGTCATAGCAATGGGTGGAGTCACAAGGAGCAGAGGCGGAGCCCTCTGAGGAGGAAAGGCAGCTCGATGAGTCCTCGACGCCGGGTGACACttgaggacacagagctgatcAGGGTGGAGGCGGAGCATCTGGACTCAG tCAGTCTGTCGCCTCCTCTGGACCACTGGGACGAGGTGGACGGAGGTCGTAGGAGGACACCTGAGAAGAGATGCTCCTCCCACCACTCATCTAGTGAACTGCTGTG GTCTGCAGACTTTAAAACAAACGCTCTAAGCAAGACCTTTGACCTCCACGATGACCTGGTCTTTAAGACGTCACCACAG GAGTCTGCGGCTTTCAAACATCGCAGACGGACTCGTTCACTTCTGACCAGAAACGAATCTCTCGAGGACGAGTTTGTGAGAGCAAAGGCTGCTGTGgag tcaGACACTGAGTTCTGGGATAAGATGCAGGCAGAGTGGGAGGAGCTTGCTCGAAGGAATTGGCTGGAGGAGTCTGAGGATCAGCAGCCGATCCAGCCCACAGTCTCACCTGTGGAGAAG GTGTACCACTTTAACGCAGATAACCCGTACAGGGAGTGGCCTAACGCTTTTGCAGAGGGTCAGGCGAAATCACGAGAAGGAGACCTGAacgctgctgtgctgctgctggaggcggCCATTTTACAGGACCCTCAGGACCATGAG GCCTGGCAGCTTCTGGGAAAAACTCTGGCTGAGAACGAGAACGAGCAGGCGGCCATCACGTCTCTGCAGAG GTGTGTGGAGCTCCACCCTAACAGCCTTGAGGCTCTCATGGCGCTCGCCGTCAGCTTCACTAACATCGGTCTCCAGCAGGAGGCGTGTGACTCCCTGCGGCGCTGGATCAGTCACAACCCACGGTACAAACACCTGGTCCTGGTCCACAGGAGTCCACTACAGGGTTCCCCAGCCACACCACGCAGGGACCCCCACACGCTCACACCACCGAG ggcGGAGCTCCAGGATGCGCTCCTCCTCTTTCAGGAAGCATCTCAGGAGAACGTAGACTCTGTGGATCCAGACCTTCAGACTGGACTCGGTGTCCTCTTCAACCTCAGCTCTGACTTCAACAAAGCAGTGGCAGCGTTTACTGCAGCACTGAGTGTCAGACCCCAG GACTACCTGCTGTGGAACCGTCTCGGGGCAACACTGGCAAACGGGAACCGCAGCGAGGAGGCGGTGGAGGCGTACACGCGAGCTCTGGAGCTCCAGCCCGGATTCATCCGGTCCAGGTATAACCTGGGAATCAGCTGCATGAACCTGGGGGCGCACAG GGAGGCGGTCAGTAACTTCCTGACAGCTCTGAACCAGCAGAGGCGGAGTCAGCGCTGCAGCCACCAGCAGATGTCGGCCAACATCTGGGCTGCTCTGCGCATCGCCGTCTCCATGATGGACCAACCCGAGCTGTTCCAGGCCGCCAACAGTGGGGACCTGGACCTGCTGATGCGGGCCTTCGATGCGGGCAACGTGGGACGGTGA